The following are from one region of the Carboxydothermus pertinax genome:
- the trxA gene encoding thioredoxin, with amino-acid sequence MVLKFTDANFEEEVINSQMPVLVDFWAEWCAPCRMVAPIIERLAIDYLGKVKVGKLNVDENRETAIALGIMSIPTIMLFKDGKVLDTIIGYQPENVFREKLERALAK; translated from the coding sequence ATGGTTTTAAAATTTACCGATGCTAATTTTGAAGAGGAAGTCATAAATTCCCAAATGCCGGTTTTAGTTGATTTTTGGGCCGAATGGTGCGCCCCTTGCCGGATGGTGGCGCCTATTATTGAACGGCTTGCCATTGACTACCTGGGTAAAGTCAAAGTTGGTAAATTAAATGTTGATGAAAACCGGGAGACGGCTATTGCTTTGGGGATTATGAGTATTCCTACCATCATGCTCTTTAAAGATGGAAAAGTGCTTGACACTATTATTGGCTACCAGCCGGAAAATGTTTTTCGGGAAAAGTTAGAAAGAGCTTTAGCGAAGTAA
- a CDS encoding cytochrome c-type biogenesis protein, whose amino-acid sequence MPAKKLFILITLIMLLVAGLSPTFGEVDKDVLNNVIHTFWAPDFCGMNLADCPASSAEEMRNQIKQMLEQGKTKQEIIKFYTDIYGTKILAEPPKSGFFATVWIIPAVAVIAGGILALTVVKNRRKIENIEEEKNIKVDEKIATEVEKELKKYL is encoded by the coding sequence TTGCCGGCAAAAAAATTGTTTATTCTTATTACTTTAATTATGCTATTGGTGGCTGGGCTATCTCCAACTTTTGGAGAAGTGGACAAAGATGTTTTAAACAATGTCATCCATACTTTTTGGGCACCGGATTTTTGCGGTATGAACCTTGCTGACTGTCCTGCTTCCTCGGCGGAAGAGATGCGCAATCAAATTAAACAAATGCTAGAGCAAGGTAAAACAAAACAAGAAATAATTAAATTTTATACCGATATATATGGCACTAAAATTTTAGCAGAACCGCCTAAAAGTGGTTTTTTTGCGACTGTCTGGATAATACCGGCGGTTGCAGTTATTGCTGGAGGGATTTTGGCATTAACAGTAGTGAAAAACCGCCGGAAAATTGAAAATATAGAAGAAGAGAAAAATATTAAAGTGGATGAAAAAATTGCCACGGAAGTGGAAAAGGAGTTGAAGAAGTATTTATAA
- a CDS encoding CC/Se motif family (seleno)protein, whose protein sequence is MNIIFTEEAKKYLEGKGDTIRVEFMAYGGGUCPVQQLPTVFVGKPQDERFFNLYDVEGIKVYVPKNTIAVKDEVKIYLEGKWMFQRLEVDGLDLA, encoded by the coding sequence ATGAACATTATCTTTACCGAAGAAGCTAAAAAATATTTAGAAGGTAAAGGGGATACCATTAGGGTAGAGTTTATGGCGTATGGTGGTGGCTGATGCCCGGTGCAACAACTACCCACCGTGTTTGTGGGTAAACCCCAGGATGAAAGATTTTTTAATCTTTATGATGTAGAAGGAATTAAGGTTTATGTGCCGAAAAATACAATAGCGGTAAAAGATGAGGTCAAAATCTACTTAGAGGGTAAATGGATGTTTCAGCGCCTGGAGGTAGATGGCCTGGATCTTGCTTAA
- a CDS encoding methyltransferase domain-containing protein, translating to MLEKIIARYEKESGEGLSCGNNLAVGSLKPGMTVLDLGCGNGQETIKAAKIVAPGLVVGLDITEKLLEKGLRQAKEQGVNNVLFVRGEIEHLPFIAESFDVILSNCALNHARDKLKVYQEIYRVLKADGYFVVSDPVSLVELPPEIKKDEELWAQCFAGAEEESKYLRYIEEAGFKLEILKRREYQKNGYPFASLTIKGTKKRR from the coding sequence ATGCTTGAGAAAATAATTGCCCGGTATGAAAAAGAATCCGGAGAAGGGCTCTCCTGTGGCAATAACCTGGCGGTGGGAAGTTTAAAACCTGGCATGACAGTTTTAGACTTGGGGTGTGGTAACGGCCAGGAAACGATAAAAGCGGCAAAAATTGTAGCTCCAGGCCTTGTGGTAGGTCTTGATATTACTGAAAAACTTTTAGAAAAGGGATTAAGGCAGGCAAAAGAACAGGGCGTTAATAATGTTTTGTTTGTAAGAGGAGAAATTGAGCACCTGCCTTTTATTGCCGAAAGTTTTGATGTGATACTTTCCAACTGCGCCCTAAATCACGCCCGGGATAAACTTAAAGTTTATCAAGAAATTTACCGGGTTTTAAAAGCCGATGGCTATTTTGTGGTATCTGACCCGGTAAGCCTGGTAGAACTTCCACCGGAGATAAAAAAGGATGAGGAACTCTGGGCTCAATGTTTTGCTGGAGCTGAAGAAGAATCTAAATATTTACGTTATATTGAGGAAGCAGGATTTAAATTAGAAATCTTAAAACGGCGGGAATATCAAAAAAATGGCTATCCTTTTGCCAGTTTAACTATTAAAGGCACCAAGAAAAGGAGGTGA
- a CDS encoding 4Fe-4S binding protein, with product MFAKKQAVIIYERCQNCEVCLPQQNCPAYAIVKEDDEYYVGPSCQGCGYCRKFCPYNAIDLTN from the coding sequence GTGTTTGCAAAAAAGCAAGCGGTAATAATTTATGAGCGGTGCCAAAATTGTGAAGTTTGCCTGCCCCAGCAGAATTGTCCAGCTTATGCTATTGTTAAAGAAGATGACGAATATTATGTGGGACCGTCCTGCCAGGGCTGCGGTTATTGCCGAAAATTCTGCCCCTATAACGCTATTGACCTTACCAATTAG
- a CDS encoding DUF4911 domain-containing protein — MNKQETVLVEVNPREIVFLDFLLEGFNGLGIGHTVDPKKARVAIYTTETMREELIATLKNLPLEIKIIDW, encoded by the coding sequence ATGAACAAACAGGAAACAGTACTGGTTGAGGTAAATCCCAGGGAAATTGTTTTTTTAGATTTTCTTTTAGAAGGTTTTAACGGCCTGGGGATAGGTCATACGGTAGACCCGAAAAAAGCAAGAGTTGCAATTTACACTACCGAAACGATGCGGGAGGAGCTTATTGCAACCTTAAAAAATTTGCCGTTAGAGATAAAGATAATTGATTGGTAA
- a CDS encoding FmdB family zinc ribbon protein, which translates to MPRYDFRCEACGEKFTAWASINERDKVVCPKCESNRVKQLLTGFGILGGSQSSSGSISIGSSGCTSFG; encoded by the coding sequence ATGCCACGGTACGATTTCCGCTGTGAAGCTTGTGGCGAAAAATTTACTGCCTGGGCTTCTATTAACGAGCGGGACAAAGTGGTATGTCCTAAATGTGAAAGTAACCGTGTAAAACAGCTTTTAACTGGTTTTGGCATTTTAGGGGGAAGCCAATCTAGTAGTGGTTCTATCTCCATTGGAAGTTCCGGTTGTACATCCTTTGGTTGA
- a CDS encoding class I SAM-dependent methyltransferase translates to MDQLAKLKELEKRYRDLLARWPAHSVKPEMVIEKEELEEEIAELKKAIGEKEAGHVFNPTNRQKLKSEMRKKLLPPDETVAKFPITPGDIILDYGAGIGYFALPLAKKTGNAGMVYAVDISPENLVDLEEDAAKEGLTNIKTALVSGDGTLPLDFPEFDVIFLATVLHELSDKEAVLKKLIQKLKKQGKLIIIDWEKKDMAYGPPIHHRISVEEGLFYLEKAGLTPSAKISVSEAHWGIIGIKD, encoded by the coding sequence ATGGATCAGTTAGCAAAATTAAAAGAATTAGAAAAGCGGTATCGGGACCTTTTAGCCCGGTGGCCGGCCCATTCGGTCAAACCGGAAATGGTAATTGAAAAAGAAGAATTGGAAGAGGAGATTGCTGAACTCAAAAAGGCGATTGGCGAAAAAGAGGCGGGACATGTTTTTAATCCCACGAACCGGCAGAAACTTAAAAGCGAAATGCGAAAAAAACTTTTACCACCGGACGAAACAGTGGCTAAATTCCCGATAACCCCTGGTGATATAATTTTAGATTACGGGGCGGGGATAGGCTATTTTGCTTTGCCGTTAGCTAAAAAGACCGGTAATGCTGGGATGGTTTATGCCGTTGACATTTCCCCGGAAAATCTTGTGGATTTAGAAGAAGACGCTGCTAAAGAGGGGCTTACCAATATAAAAACTGCGTTGGTTTCAGGAGATGGTACATTACCTTTGGATTTTCCCGAGTTTGATGTTATCTTTCTTGCTACAGTACTTCACGAACTTTCCGATAAAGAAGCGGTATTAAAAAAATTAATTCAAAAATTAAAGAAACAGGGAAAACTAATTATTATTGACTGGGAGAAAAAAGACATGGCCTATGGTCCGCCAATCCACCACCGGATTTCGGTGGAAGAGGGGCTATTTTACCTTGAAAAAGCAGGGTTAACACCTTCTGCAAAAATAAGCGTGAGTGAAGCTCACTGGGGAATAATAGGTATAAAAGATTAA
- a CDS encoding DUF5714 domain-containing protein, with protein MAYAEGCLVCGAELSYEKEPTLKKCLICGKEELSQAQCSQGHFVCSDCHRGEHLKTITNYCQNTFEKNPVDIFEFIAQVPGFPMHGPEHHALTAASLVAAYQNLTGPKNPKAIRDAVTRAKQLIGGSCGLWGACSAALGIGIAFSVIFGTTPLSRESWGEVNKATGKILQKIGALGGPRCCKRTAYISLINGAKILEEITGVKFPSMKPKCMFSKRNKECLKEKCPFYPG; from the coding sequence ATGGCGTATGCCGAAGGTTGCCTGGTATGTGGTGCAGAACTTAGCTATGAAAAAGAACCAACCTTAAAAAAATGTCTTATTTGCGGTAAGGAAGAATTAAGCCAGGCCCAGTGCAGTCAAGGACACTTTGTTTGCAGTGACTGCCACCGGGGAGAGCATTTAAAAACTATTACCAACTATTGCCAAAATACTTTTGAGAAAAACCCTGTAGACATTTTTGAGTTTATTGCCCAGGTACCGGGCTTTCCCATGCACGGACCGGAGCATCATGCTTTAACCGCTGCAAGCTTGGTGGCAGCTTATCAAAATTTAACCGGCCCAAAAAACCCAAAGGCTATTAGGGATGCAGTAACCAGGGCCAAGCAATTAATTGGTGGTAGTTGTGGGCTTTGGGGGGCCTGTAGTGCAGCCCTGGGCATAGGAATTGCTTTTTCGGTAATCTTCGGCACAACCCCCCTTTCCCGGGAAAGTTGGGGAGAAGTTAATAAAGCGACCGGAAAAATCCTGCAAAAAATTGGAGCTTTGGGAGGGCCGCGGTGCTGTAAAAGGACAGCATATATAAGTCTTATTAACGGTGCCAAAATTTTAGAAGAAATTACTGGGGTAAAATTTCCTTCCATGAAACCAAAATGTATGTTTAGTAAAAGAAATAAAGAATGTTTAAAAGAAAAATGCCCCTTTTATCCGGGATAA
- a CDS encoding helix-turn-helix domain-containing protein: MTVKGNKIRELREERGLTLNDLSKKAGLSISYLSEIERGSKKPSLKTIDKIAKALNVNKAQILDTDQLETSLTLGEKIRLVREERKLTIGELAQRAGISVSYLSEIERDTVNPSIATLRRIAEELGVSVADLMGKEHSLGYKLKKLREDMGLTQAELANQAGVSPGLIGQIEQGKVQPSLKTIEKLAEVLGTTPCYFILEQTSPEQMLNLMSPELRELLLTPNVQSLISSICTLNEKELQFILNFIQLFKKSGILE; encoded by the coding sequence ATGACTGTAAAGGGTAATAAAATTCGCGAACTTAGGGAGGAACGGGGGCTTACGCTTAATGATCTTTCGAAAAAAGCTGGTCTTTCCATATCTTATTTAAGTGAAATTGAAAGAGGTTCCAAAAAGCCTTCCCTTAAAACCATTGATAAAATTGCCAAGGCTCTAAATGTCAATAAAGCGCAAATTTTAGATACTGACCAATTAGAAACCAGTCTTACTTTAGGGGAAAAAATCCGGTTAGTGCGGGAAGAAAGGAAGCTTACTATCGGCGAACTTGCCCAGCGGGCAGGGATTTCCGTTTCCTATTTGAGTGAAATTGAGCGGGATACGGTTAACCCTTCTATCGCCACTTTGCGGAGGATTGCCGAGGAGTTAGGGGTATCGGTTGCCGATTTAATGGGGAAAGAGCATTCCCTTGGTTATAAATTAAAGAAACTGCGGGAAGACATGGGACTAACCCAAGCAGAATTAGCGAACCAGGCTGGTGTTTCTCCGGGATTAATTGGCCAAATTGAGCAAGGAAAAGTTCAACCGTCTTTGAAAACTATTGAAAAATTAGCGGAAGTTTTAGGAACTACTCCCTGTTACTTTATTTTAGAGCAAACATCGCCGGAACAAATGCTAAACTTAATGAGTCCGGAATTAAGGGAACTTTTACTTACGCCTAATGTGCAGTCTCTTATAAGCAGTATTTGTACCTTAAATGAAAAAGAGCTGCAATTTATCTTAAATTTCATCCAGCTCTTTAAAAAATCAGGGATTTTGGAGTAA
- the mltG gene encoding endolytic transglycosylase MltG, translated as MKKILYSIIALIIVVLAGFFGFWYWWQKNISPVNLADHKLIIVNIKKGMPPETIARTLKEKDLIKNETAFLLYLRYRGLAPKLQAGTYALTKSMSTPEIVKTVVEGKSLTFKITIPEGYNVVKIAKLLASFGYNEQKVLALAQNPPYNYPYLKEVPEKVQYKLEGYLFPATYEISYNDDEEEILGKMLKKFNSIVQTENLIVEAQKRGFTLHQLITLASLVELEAKMAAERPLISGVIYNRLQKGMLLELCPTVEYALGRHKLRLSAKDLKIDSPYNTYKYRGLPPGPIASPGLSSIKAALNPAKHDYLFYVARPDGYHAFAKTYQEHLQNVKKYLP; from the coding sequence ATGAAAAAAATTCTTTATAGTATAATAGCTTTAATAATTGTAGTTTTAGCTGGATTTTTTGGCTTTTGGTACTGGTGGCAAAAAAATATAAGCCCTGTAAACTTGGCTGACCATAAACTTATAATTGTTAATATCAAAAAAGGGATGCCACCGGAAACAATTGCCCGAACTTTAAAGGAAAAGGATTTAATAAAAAATGAAACTGCTTTTCTTTTATACCTTCGCTATCGGGGGTTGGCTCCTAAATTACAGGCTGGAACTTATGCTTTAACTAAAAGCATGAGCACACCAGAAATTGTAAAAACAGTAGTTGAAGGTAAAAGTCTAACCTTTAAAATTACTATTCCCGAAGGGTATAATGTAGTAAAAATAGCTAAACTCCTGGCTAGCTTCGGTTATAATGAGCAAAAAGTTTTAGCTTTAGCCCAAAACCCTCCTTATAATTACCCGTATTTAAAGGAAGTACCGGAAAAGGTCCAGTACAAACTGGAAGGTTATCTTTTTCCGGCAACCTATGAAATTTCTTATAATGATGATGAAGAAGAAATCCTTGGCAAGATGCTAAAAAAATTTAACTCAATTGTCCAAACTGAAAACCTTATAGTAGAAGCACAAAAACGAGGATTTACTTTGCATCAGTTGATAACATTAGCGTCCCTCGTGGAATTAGAAGCAAAGATGGCAGCGGAAAGGCCTTTGATTTCCGGGGTAATTTATAACCGTTTGCAGAAAGGAATGCTTTTAGAACTTTGTCCCACGGTTGAATATGCTCTGGGGCGGCATAAACTCAGGCTTTCTGCGAAAGATTTAAAAATAGATTCACCCTATAATACTTATAAATACCGGGGATTACCCCCTGGGCCAATTGCCAGTCCTGGACTTTCTTCGATTAAAGCAGCTTTAAATCCAGCAAAACATGACTACCTTTTTTATGTGGCCCGACCGGATGGTTATCATGCCTTTGCCAAAACCTATCAGGAACATTTGCAAAATGTGAAAAAATATCTGCCTTAA
- the trxB gene encoding thioredoxin-disulfide reductase, whose amino-acid sequence MSEKVIYLNQEQFEEVVVKSNIPVVVDFYSEDCPPCEALAPAYEKLAGQYGDKFKFVKIFRQQNRPLAEKLGVKGSPTVLFYVNGREVGERLTGYISKRQLREAMEKAFNQKLLPEVPETVKYDVIVLGGGPAGLSAALYTSRAKLRTIVVDESVPGGQAATTFHIANYPGTPGTVRGKELTQNMLMQAVSFGAQIDDLKEVLKVELEGEVKRVITEDKIYEAPAIILATGAEPRKLPAEGEDVFRGRGVHYCATCDGAMYQGMKVVVVGGGNSAVEEAVFLTRFATEVTIIHQFDHFQASKVAQEEAFANSKIKVIWDSEVRKVEGDKHVTGVVIENLKTKELSKVPTDGVFVYIGTQPKTSLFAGQVQMNDWGYIITDEEMRTNLPGVFAAGDLRQKTVRQAVTAAADGVIAAVNVERYLASKK is encoded by the coding sequence ATGAGCGAAAAAGTTATCTATTTAAATCAAGAACAGTTTGAGGAAGTAGTAGTAAAAAGTAATATACCGGTAGTTGTGGATTTTTATTCGGAAGATTGTCCACCTTGTGAAGCGTTAGCACCAGCTTATGAAAAACTTGCCGGGCAGTATGGGGACAAGTTTAAGTTTGTGAAAATCTTTCGCCAGCAAAACCGCCCCTTGGCCGAGAAACTGGGGGTCAAAGGAAGCCCCACGGTTCTATTTTATGTCAACGGTCGAGAAGTGGGCGAACGGCTTACCGGATATATTTCAAAGCGCCAGCTGCGGGAAGCCATGGAAAAAGCTTTTAACCAAAAATTGCTGCCGGAAGTTCCGGAAACGGTTAAATATGACGTAATTGTTTTAGGCGGGGGCCCTGCTGGCTTAAGTGCTGCCTTATATACTTCCCGGGCTAAGCTTAGAACTATTGTGGTAGATGAAAGCGTACCCGGAGGGCAGGCAGCAACTACTTTCCATATCGCTAACTATCCTGGAACGCCCGGAACGGTTAGAGGTAAAGAATTAACCCAAAATATGTTAATGCAGGCGGTTTCTTTTGGTGCTCAAATTGACGATTTAAAAGAGGTTTTAAAAGTAGAATTGGAAGGGGAAGTTAAGAGAGTTATCACCGAAGATAAAATCTACGAAGCACCAGCCATTATCTTAGCTACCGGAGCAGAGCCCAGAAAACTTCCTGCCGAAGGGGAAGACGTCTTTAGAGGACGGGGGGTACACTACTGCGCAACTTGCGATGGTGCAATGTACCAGGGGATGAAAGTAGTAGTGGTTGGTGGCGGCAACTCGGCGGTAGAAGAAGCGGTATTTTTAACCCGGTTTGCTACGGAAGTTACGATAATTCACCAGTTTGACCACTTCCAGGCTTCTAAAGTGGCTCAGGAAGAAGCCTTTGCCAATTCCAAGATCAAAGTTATCTGGGATTCGGAAGTACGGAAAGTTGAAGGAGATAAGCACGTTACGGGTGTTGTGATTGAAAATTTAAAAACTAAAGAGCTTTCTAAAGTACCTACTGATGGTGTTTTTGTCTACATTGGAACCCAGCCCAAAACCAGCTTATTTGCCGGGCAAGTACAGATGAACGATTGGGGTTACATTATTACCGATGAGGAAATGCGTACCAACTTGCCCGGAGTCTTTGCGGCAGGAGACTTACGACAGAAAACAGTGCGCCAAGCGGTAACTGCGGCTGCGGACGGGGTTATTGCTGCGGTAAATGTGGAAAGATACCTTGCAAGCAAAAAGTAA
- a CDS encoding peptidase U32 family protein → MNYEILAPAGNLEKLIFAFVYGADAVYLAGPKYGLRARAGNFTWEELKKAREIARGFKRKIYIAINIFAHNDDIKELPSYLEFLSQIEPDGVIVADPGVFRLVKNYLPGVPIHISTQANTTNLEAVKFWEELGAKRIVLARELTLEEIAEIRKNTEIELEMFVHGAMCISYSGRCLLSNYLTGRDANLGDCAQVCRWPFHLYEEKAPGQFFPIEEDERGSYIFNSYDLSLIEELPELVGIGINSFKIEGRMKSVHYVATTARIYKEALTLALDGKTLNPEKRKELLKISHRPYNKGFLYGKPKQGRVDKEYYTLEYEFVGIIRGFEAGLCHVEQRGKIEAGDPLEIFTPEGQVIKGVAEKLYDEELKEITSTPHPQMHYYLEGFPPVPEYSLIRRLPRGGVKNEQTGNSTG, encoded by the coding sequence GTGAACTACGAAATTTTAGCCCCCGCAGGAAATTTAGAAAAGCTTATTTTTGCCTTTGTTTATGGTGCCGATGCGGTTTATCTGGCAGGACCTAAATATGGCCTTCGGGCTCGAGCTGGAAATTTTACCTGGGAGGAATTAAAAAAGGCCCGGGAAATAGCCCGGGGATTTAAGCGCAAAATTTACATTGCCATTAATATTTTTGCCCATAATGACGATATTAAAGAACTTCCTTCCTATTTGGAATTTTTAAGCCAGATAGAACCGGACGGGGTGATTGTGGCTGACCCGGGGGTTTTTCGCTTGGTAAAAAACTACCTTCCGGGTGTACCGATCCACATTAGTACCCAGGCCAATACTACGAACCTTGAAGCAGTAAAATTCTGGGAAGAATTGGGGGCAAAAAGAATTGTTTTAGCCCGGGAGCTCACCTTAGAGGAAATTGCGGAAATTCGTAAAAATACGGAAATTGAACTGGAAATGTTCGTCCATGGAGCCATGTGCATTTCCTATTCCGGAAGATGCCTTTTAAGTAATTATCTTACCGGACGGGATGCTAACTTAGGGGATTGTGCACAAGTATGTCGCTGGCCTTTTCATCTTTATGAAGAAAAAGCACCGGGCCAGTTTTTCCCCATTGAAGAAGATGAGCGGGGAAGCTATATTTTTAACTCCTATGACCTTTCATTAATTGAAGAATTGCCCGAATTGGTAGGAATTGGGATAAACAGTTTTAAAATAGAAGGGCGGATGAAATCAGTTCATTATGTAGCAACTACAGCCCGAATTTATAAAGAAGCTTTAACTTTAGCTTTAGACGGTAAAACCCTTAACCCGGAAAAAAGGAAGGAGCTTTTAAAAATTAGCCATCGGCCCTATAATAAAGGATTTTTATATGGGAAACCCAAGCAAGGTAGAGTGGACAAAGAATACTATACTTTAGAATATGAGTTTGTTGGAATTATCCGGGGCTTTGAAGCAGGCTTATGTCATGTGGAACAGAGGGGAAAAATAGAAGCGGGAGATCCTTTAGAAATTTTTACTCCCGAGGGACAGGTAATTAAAGGGGTAGCGGAAAAACTTTACGATGAGGAGTTAAAAGAAATTACTTCTACTCCTCATCCCCAAATGCATTATTATTTAGAAGGATTTCCCCCGGTGCCGGAATATAGTTTAATTCGCAGACTACCCAGGGGGGGTGTGAAGAATGAACAAACAGGAAACAGTACTGGTTGA
- a CDS encoding radical SAM/SPASM domain-containing protein: MYYSKYNLVLPFEDRYLLLNPLSGAVDLLEEKDLNDLEELRKGSSKNFDRQFTAYLEERGYIYQNRELEEKKLLETYQEFLEISKTSPTQIFFAPTYNCNLACSYCFQQGIKDKKDLPTKEVLDAFFSYVNQNFKNEPEKPFLTLFGGEPLIDSEYQKEVIAYFLYQAKINGYEVSIVTNGYALKEYMPILTKGVIREVQITVDGPPEIHDQRRITKGGGKTFARIFEGMLLLKEAGIPINLRAVVDKSNLITLVDLAKILEDKGFLDLPKSKFKTQIGRNYELFECQDESQSLFDRLSLWAEYAKLSKEYPILQKFHLPEFKGVKYLVDNGEMPFPTYDNCPALKKEWAFDYQGKIYGCTANVGRDEFMVGTFYPEVKLWEEKIKPWQQRSILTIPKCRDCEVALLCGGGCGTVAYNREKTVFAPDCRPLRELWEIGVNYYNEEIKALGEE; the protein is encoded by the coding sequence ATGTATTACAGTAAATATAATTTAGTTTTACCTTTTGAGGATAGATACTTACTTTTAAATCCTCTTTCCGGAGCGGTGGACTTGCTGGAAGAAAAAGATCTTAACGACTTAGAGGAGCTAAGAAAAGGCTCCTCTAAAAATTTTGACCGGCAATTTACCGCCTATCTAGAGGAAAGAGGCTATATATACCAAAACCGGGAACTTGAGGAGAAAAAGCTTTTAGAAACCTATCAGGAATTTTTAGAAATAAGTAAGACATCACCGACCCAGATCTTTTTTGCGCCAACGTATAACTGTAACTTAGCCTGCAGCTACTGCTTTCAGCAGGGGATAAAAGATAAAAAAGACTTACCAACGAAAGAAGTTTTAGACGCCTTTTTTAGTTATGTAAACCAAAACTTTAAAAACGAGCCCGAAAAACCGTTTTTAACCCTCTTTGGTGGAGAGCCATTAATTGATTCGGAGTACCAAAAGGAAGTAATAGCTTACTTTCTTTATCAAGCTAAAATTAACGGTTATGAAGTTTCAATAGTTACAAACGGTTATGCTCTTAAGGAATATATGCCAATTTTAACTAAAGGTGTTATACGGGAGGTTCAAATTACCGTTGACGGGCCACCGGAAATTCATGACCAACGGCGGATTACCAAAGGTGGCGGTAAAACTTTTGCCCGGATTTTTGAAGGAATGCTTCTTTTAAAAGAGGCGGGTATACCGATAAACTTGCGGGCAGTGGTGGATAAAAGTAACCTCATTACTTTAGTGGATTTAGCAAAAATTTTAGAGGACAAGGGCTTTTTGGATTTGCCAAAAAGTAAATTTAAAACCCAAATTGGGCGAAATTATGAGCTTTTCGAGTGTCAGGATGAGAGTCAAAGCCTCTTTGACCGCCTGTCCCTATGGGCGGAGTACGCGAAACTTTCCAAAGAATATCCAATACTCCAAAAATTTCACCTCCCGGAATTTAAAGGCGTAAAGTATTTGGTGGATAATGGGGAAATGCCATTTCCTACTTACGATAACTGCCCGGCCTTGAAAAAAGAGTGGGCCTTTGACTACCAGGGTAAGATTTACGGTTGCACAGCCAATGTTGGCCGGGATGAATTTATGGTAGGTACCTTTTATCCCGAAGTAAAACTATGGGAAGAGAAAATTAAGCCCTGGCAACAAAGGTCAATCTTAACCATTCCCAAGTGTCGCGATTGCGAAGTAGCTCTCCTGTGCGGGGGTGGATGCGGAACGGTTGCCTATAACCGGGAAAAAACGGTGTTTGCTCCCGACTGTCGCCCCCTTCGCGAACTTTGGGAAATTGGGGTTAATTATTATAACGAAGAAATAAAGGCATTAGGAGAGGAATAA